Proteins encoded within one genomic window of Amycolatopsis nigrescens CSC17Ta-90:
- a CDS encoding potassium channel family protein: MRVAIAGAGAVGRSIATELIDGRHQVMLIERESDQFEPATVEQADWVLGDACEVSTLEDSGIQLCDVVIAATGDDKVNLVVSLLAKTEFAVRRVVARVNNPANEWLFTSAWGVDVAVSTPRMLAAMVEEAVSVGDLVRLMTFRQGQANLVELTLPAETPLAGKPVSELALPRDSALVTILRGERVIVPQPEDPLEPGDELLFVAAAEVEPDIRTALGY, translated from the coding sequence ATGCGGGTCGCGATTGCCGGCGCGGGCGCGGTGGGCCGCTCGATCGCCACCGAGCTGATCGACGGTAGGCACCAGGTGATGCTGATCGAGCGGGAGTCCGACCAGTTCGAGCCGGCCACGGTGGAACAAGCGGACTGGGTGCTCGGGGACGCCTGCGAGGTGTCCACCCTGGAGGACTCCGGGATCCAGCTGTGCGACGTGGTGATCGCGGCAACCGGGGACGACAAGGTCAACCTGGTGGTCTCGCTGCTGGCGAAGACCGAGTTCGCGGTGCGCCGGGTGGTGGCCAGGGTGAACAACCCGGCGAACGAGTGGCTGTTCACCAGCGCCTGGGGCGTGGACGTGGCGGTGTCCACGCCGCGGATGCTGGCCGCGATGGTCGAGGAAGCGGTCAGCGTCGGCGACCTGGTGCGGCTGATGACCTTCCGGCAGGGCCAGGCCAACCTGGTGGAGCTGACGCTGCCCGCGGAGACCCCGCTGGCCGGCAAGCCGGTCAGCGAGCTGGCGCTGCCGAGGGATTCGGCGCTGGTGACGATCCTGCGCGGGGAACGGGTGATCGTGCCGCAGCCGGAGGATCCCCTCGAGCCCGGCGACGAGCTGTTGTTCGTGGCGGCGGCGGAGGTCGAGCCGGACATCAGGACGGCACTGGGCTACTAG
- a CDS encoding DUF3159 domain-containing protein: MTEPGRTGDDTDQRTDRAAPTDDSGADAETAGTGEQAEKSAESEKPAESEKPEPTLLEQMGGVSGLIYSSLPVVVFVLANAFFGLTVGIWSAIGSAVAITVLRVVRKEPLQPAISGFFGVAIAAFIAYRTGSAKGFFLFGIWASLVYCGVFVASVLIRWPLAGVVWNFLNGTGTAWRKDKPSRFGYDVATLTMAAVFAARFVVQRWLYNEDYTGWLAFAKIAMGYPLYGLALLVVVWAVRRSDKRLKALAESAPHEESDAEIEARLRLKYGQAPAQEA; the protein is encoded by the coding sequence GTGACTGAACCCGGCCGTACCGGCGACGACACCGACCAGCGCACCGATCGGGCCGCACCTACGGACGACTCCGGGGCGGACGCCGAGACGGCGGGTACGGGCGAGCAGGCGGAAAAGTCAGCAGAGTCCGAAAAGCCAGCGGAGTCCGAAAAGCCCGAACCCACCCTGCTCGAGCAGATGGGCGGGGTGTCCGGGCTGATCTACTCCTCGCTGCCCGTGGTGGTGTTCGTACTGGCCAACGCGTTCTTCGGGCTCACGGTGGGCATCTGGAGCGCGATCGGCAGCGCGGTGGCCATCACCGTGCTCCGTGTCGTGCGCAAGGAGCCGCTGCAGCCCGCCATCTCCGGGTTCTTCGGGGTGGCCATCGCGGCGTTCATCGCCTACCGCACCGGCTCGGCCAAGGGCTTCTTCCTGTTCGGCATCTGGGCCAGCCTGGTCTACTGCGGGGTGTTCGTGGCCTCGGTGCTGATCCGCTGGCCGCTGGCCGGCGTGGTGTGGAACTTCCTCAACGGCACCGGCACCGCCTGGCGCAAGGACAAGCCGTCCCGGTTCGGCTACGACGTCGCCACCCTGACCATGGCCGCCGTGTTCGCGGCCAGGTTCGTGGTGCAGCGCTGGCTGTACAACGAGGACTACACCGGCTGGCTGGCCTTCGCCAAGATCGCCATGGGCTACCCGCTGTACGGGCTGGCACTGCTGGTGGTGGTCTGGGCGGTGCGGCGCTCGGACAAGCGGCTCAAGGCGCTCGCGGAGTCCGCGCCGCACGAGGAGTCCGACGCCGAGATCGAGGCCAGGCTGCGGCTGAAGTACGGTCAGGCGCCAGCTCAGGAGGCCTAA
- a CDS encoding OB-fold nucleic acid binding domain-containing protein: MPAKDGGYFSRLVRKLTSDVEELDAEDLSEKSEAGGAQRACDCRSGQEVTVLGRLRSVELCPTSEAATLQAELFDGTEGVTLVWLGRRRIPGIEPGRTIKVRGRMAERDGQKVLYNPYYELQQTTS, from the coding sequence CAGCCGGTTGGTTCGCAAGCTGACCAGTGACGTCGAGGAGCTCGACGCGGAGGACCTATCCGAAAAATCCGAGGCCGGCGGGGCGCAGCGAGCCTGCGACTGCCGGTCGGGACAAGAGGTGACCGTGCTGGGCAGGCTGCGCAGCGTGGAGCTGTGCCCCACCAGCGAGGCCGCGACGCTGCAGGCGGAGCTGTTCGACGGCACCGAGGGCGTGACGTTAGTCTGGCTGGGTAGACGCCGGATCCCGGGCATCGAACCGGGCCGAACCATCAAGGTGCGGGGCCGGATGGCCGAAAGAGACGGCCAGAAGGTGCTGTACAACCCGTACTACGAGCTGCAGCAGACGACTTCCTGA